A single genomic interval of Balaenoptera musculus isolate JJ_BM4_2016_0621 chromosome 14, mBalMus1.pri.v3, whole genome shotgun sequence harbors:
- the LOC118906856 gene encoding translation initiation factor IF-2-like codes for MSRRFRNQGVELDGDSKPPRADFGSLCPFPASPTPSPAAPPPVPRSEVVRVPPRTSRIACGAASAPATLSGPSERTSPGDCGSFRLAAAPSSALGHRSPPPADRTSGRCAAPGTGGGDRPCPGEQRMGVASSGQALPCP; via the exons ATGTCACGGAGGTTCAGAAATCAAGGTGTAGAACTAGACGGAGACTCCAAACCGCCCAGGGCGGACTTTGGTAGCCTgtgccccttccctgcctctcccaccccgAGCCCTGCAGCCCCGCCGCCCGTCCCCCGTTCCGAGGTGGTCAGGGTCCCGCCCAGAACTTCCCGAATCGCCTGCGGAGCCGCTTCGGCGCCTGCCACCCTCTCCGGGCCCTCCGAGAGGACCAGCCCAGGCGACTGTGGCAG CTTCCGATTGGCCGCCGCCCCGAGCTCCGCTTTGGGTCACCGTTCCCCGCCCCCGGCGGACCGCACTTCCGGTCGCTGCGCGGCGCCCGGGACTGGTGGTGGCGACCGTCCTTGCCCGGGAGAGCAGAGGATGGGTGTGGCTTCCTCTGGCCAGGCTCTACCCTGTCCCTGA
- the RIOK3 gene encoding serine/threonine-protein kinase RIO3 gives MDLVGVASPEPGPAAAWGPSKCPWATPQNTISCSLSDVMSEQLAKELQLEEEAAAFPEVAVAEGPFITGENIDTSSDLMLAQMLQMEFDREYDAQLRREEKKFNGDSKVSISFENYRKVHPYEDSDSSEDEVDWQDTRDDPYRPAKPVPTPKKGFIGKGKDITTKHDEVVCGRKNTARMENFAPGFQVGDGIGMDLKLSNHVFNALKQHAYSEERRSARLHEKKEHSTAEKAVDPKTRLLMYKMVNCGILETITGCISTGKESVVFHAYGGSMEDEKEDSKVIPTECAIKVFKTTLNEFKNRDKYIKDDFRFKDRFSKLNPRKIIRMWAEKEMHNLTRMQRAGIPCPTVVLLKKHILVMSFIGHDQVPAPKLKEVKLSSEEMKEAYYQTLHLMQQLYNECKLIHADLSEYNMLWHAGKVWLIDVSQSVEPTHPHGLEFLFRDCRNVSQFFQKGGVKEALSERELFNAVSGLNISADNEADFLAEIEALEKMNEDHVQKNGRKAASFLKDDGGPPVLYDE, from the exons ATGGATCTGGTCGGAGTGGCATCCCCTGAGCCCGGGCCGGCAGCGGCCTGGGGACCCAGCAAA tgtccaTGGGCTACCCCTCAAAATACAATATCTTGTTCTTTGTCTGATGTAATGAGTGAACAGTTGGCTAAAGAATTGCAGCTGGAAGAAGAAGCTGCCGCTTTTCCTGAAGTTGC CGTTGCTGAAGGACCATTTATTACTGGAGAAAACATTGACACTTCCAGCGACCTAATGCTGGCTCAGATGCTACAGATGGAATTTGACAGAGAATATGATGCACAGCTTAGgcgtgaagaaaaaaaattcaacggAGATAGCAAAG tttccatttcctttgaaaattatCGAAAAGTACATCCTTATGAAGACAGTGATAGCTCTGAAGATGAGGTTGACTGGCAGGATACTCGTGATGATCCGTACAGACCAG CAAAACCAGTTCCTACTCCCAAAAAGGGTTttattggaaaaggaaaagacatcaCCACCAAACATGATGAAGTAGTATGTGGGAGAAAGAATACAGCCAGAATGGAAAAT TTTGCACCTGGGTTTCAGGTAGGAGATGGAATTGGAATGGATTTAAAACTATCAAACCATGTTTTCAATGCTTTAAAACAACATGCCTACTCAGAAGAACGTCGAAGTGCCCGCCTCCATGAGAAAAAGGAGCATTCTACTGCA GAAAAAGCAGTTGATCCTAAGACACGTTTACTTATGTATAAAATGGTCAACTGTGGAATATTGGAGACAATCACTGGCTGTATTAGTACAGGAAAGGAATCTGTTGTCTTTCATGCATATGGAGGGAG catGGAGGATGAAAAGGAAGATAGTAAAGTTATACCTACAGAATGTGCCATCAAGGTATTTAAAACAACCCTTAATGAGTTTAAGAATCGTGACAAATATATTAAAGATGATTTCAGGTTTAAAGATCGCTTCAGTAAACTAAATCCACGTAAGATCATCCGCATGTgggcagaaaaagaaatgcacaatctCACAAG AATGCAGAGAGCTGGAATTCCTTGTCCAACAGTTGTGCTACTAAAGAAACACATTCTGGTTATGTCTTTTATTGGCCATGATCAAGTTCCAGCCCCTAAATTGAAAGAAGTAAAGCTCAGcagtgaagaaatgaaagaagcctACTACCAAACTCTTCAT TTGATGCAGCAGTTATATAATGAATGTAAGCTCATACATGCCGACCTCAGTGAGTACAACATGCTGTGGCATGCTGGGAAG GTCTGGTTGATCGACGTCAGTCAGTCTGTAGAACCAACCCATCCTCATGGCCTGGAGTTCTTGTTCCGTGACTGTAGGAATGTCTCACAG TTTTTCCAGAAAGGAGGCGTAAAGGAAGCCCTTAGTGAACGAGAACTCTTCAATGCTGTTTCAGGCTTAAACATCTCAGCAGATAATGAAGCTGATTTCTTAGCTGAG